TTATGGACTTTCTTTATGCCTTTTATTTTGCATAATCCTCTTGATTTTCCCTGAGATGATAGTTTGCGTACATGGAACCTATAAGAGGAATTTGGAATCAATTTTGGAGTCGGGTTTGAAGCGCATGAAAAGATTGCATGTTCACTTCTCAAGTGGCTTGCCGACTGACGGTGAAGTGATAAGTGGTGAGATATCATGAAATTTCTCTTTACTGTTCCTCTGAACTTTGACATACGAACTCCTTCATTTTACTCTCTATTTTTAATATGCCAGCACTGTATACGTGAAAAACTGCTTAGGGGTGTTGTTATGCTTGTTATCTGCATTTCACCATAGGATTCATGCTAAAGATTATGAAAGGGGATTACTAAGGTGCCGATATAAAACGTGAATTTTAAGCGATAATGGGAAATGACAAGCACTAATCGGCATAAATTGAGTTTTAGTGAATCTAAATGCTGTAGAGGGCCTATGATGATTTGTATCTTTTACCCTCTTCAGGTATGAGACGAGATGTTAACGTTTTGATCTATCTTGATGTTAGAAAAGCTTTGGAAGGTAAGCATGCTTGCAGTTATTGCTTCGGTTCATAAAATCATGAAAGAAGCAAGTCatctttctcacttttctttaGAGTCGTGGCCGAACATATATTGATTTGTTCTTGCCAAACTACGGTTCTTAAGTTGTCTTCGCTTGTTTTCTTGATGACTGCAGAAGGCATGAAGCTTTACATTTCAGACAACAAAGTGATATTGACTTAAGGTTTTGATGGGGTGGTACCTGTCAAGTGCTTTGAGAAAATAGAATCATGGCCAGACAGAAAACCTATACCTttcttaaatgtttaaaattgaatgatgaaatgatcatctttttttttttttactttcttttaaacCTGTGTGATGACAAACTTGTATTTATAAAAGATGACCACCATTCATATTTGTCCAAGTCGATTACAATAAGAGTACATTTTATCTATTAAAATTGTTAATCCAAGTCTGTTCAATCTTTAGACAAAATGAACCTTGCTAAACAAGTTATGCGTGCAATTTAGTTGGAGAGGTTTTTTGTTAACTCATGTAAGATTTTTGTTGGTTAAACTATTAGAAATTCAAGAGTAAATTGGGACATCTAATATAAAAAtgagcaatttagtccttatatgcTTCGTTTTGAAGCAAACAagtaacttttgaatagttttaatatttttcttatctaAATGCTcgtggaaaaaattgaaaataaacatgtctaaaagttgaatcataaaaaatccatcagaaaatataacaaaaaagaagaagttaaaatgaaagaagaaaacaaCATTGAAGACCAAAATTGCTGCAATTTAAATCtagaaacaaaattgaaattgagaaaataaaatttacgtTCTAAATTTTAGAATTCGAAATTGTTGATGCACAAACAATAGAATCCTAATTTGTCAATGGACAGAAAATCACTGATGAGATGAGTTAAAAGGTGCTTTACAGTCGAAAATGGAATACATAATTGGGAATATGAAGAAAAACCTTAATTCATTATGTTGTTAAGTAAATTGAACTTGGGTTGCTGATGGTAAAGTAACAATCATAAAATCAATATTCAAAGTCAAGtccaaatattttaatatttgatagaaGAAATTGATGAAGTTTGTTGATACAatcataagaatatttaatactaagaattttattaaattatatatttttgttaaattatatttaataataattattttaaattatattttatagtattatatattatgattttagtaaattcatataagaatatttaatattaagaattttattaaattatatatttttgttaaattatatttaataataattattttaaattatattttataatattatatattataattttagtaaattcatatattttattaaattatatattgttattaaattatatttaataataatttttaatcatttattaattttgtaattgttaaataattttaaaaacttctattatatatcatttttaatctaatgtccttaaaagtcattttttattttcacctcaccgctacagctgcgtttgaatccaaacacacactctaccactgtttctaatctcactgctacagtatctaatctcaccgctacagtacctAATCTCACtgtcaccgctgtttttaacctcaccggagctaaacacaccgcccatccaaactaagccttagtgtttcaactttaattttttgtatttttatataatttgaaattttaattaaaaccataacataaaatttttatatacgtTAGAATTAGTGCTCTTATCTTATTGGGCATCCCAATTAAAAGGCAAGGGTATTCTGGGAACTGGAATTTCGATGCTTTTATTTCCTCCGGAAAACACGCTTTGCTCTCTTTCGAACAAGTTTTCTCATTTCTTCAACTTACCAAATTGCCCTGTATTTGagaaaattaacaagaaaaaagAAGCGAAACTTCAAAGTTGGTCGCCCAACTTTCACAACTTTTTCATTTACagcattaaaagtaaaaattttgcaaaaaggGCACTACTGTTACTATCCATTGTCATTACCTACCTACCTACCATCATCCCCTTCTTCCTTGATCTTCAAAAATGTTTCtagaaaccactattccaactctTTATTCATTCGATTCATAGAAAATTTAAGGTCTCTTCAACCCAAATACATTCACTAGTCACCACCAATCttcgaaaattttcattcatatcgTGAGTGTAACAtaatttagtattatttaattttattcatcGTGTGGTAATAAATTGAGTCCTAACTACAATATCAGAGTCTTGTACCTTCTTCCTTTATATTTATGACTATTCTTAATTGATGATTTATGAACATTTCAAAAGTTGGCATCATGAAAATTTTTTAGCGATTCAGAGTGTATTTCATTCAGCATTGTTCTAAAATAGTTATGAAGTTGTTTAGTAAGTAACAATTTTATACTAGGGACTCAAATAAAataactgtaacgccccaaaattttaaaaatctatttGTGAGATTCTGCattgattaaaattatatatcTGTGGTATTATGCTCTACTTTTGTGTTTAAGGTTTGGAGTTCAAGTTGCGTTActaaaagttttgttattttaaaacaaCATTTATCTATGTGCTAGGTGGTTAAGTGCAATTCTAGGTAAATTGGTGTCAAGAATGAGTCTGCTAGTTTACTGGTTAAGCATCTGTCTGTATTTTGTCTAATTTCGAGTTTGAGTCACATCATGTacagtaaaaaatatatatatttgcaaatgCCGGAAAGGTTGGTGGTTAACTTAATTATTCtattgttcttttatttttttctttctttcttccaaaatttttgttctttgtttttttgttctttccttttttatctttcttcttTCGGCAATTGATCTTTATGTGAATCGAGAAGTCTTGTTGCATGTGAGGTCGATATTGTGTAAGTTTTGTTGTGACTTCTTTTTGTTTGTGATTTCTGTTGTATTAATATTGTTTTTCTGTCGAAACGGGATTTTGCTCGTTTATTTGATGTTCGGTTAAACGCTCGATTGGTTACGTTGTTTAGGCAAGGATATCGAAAGAGACGTTAATCCATTGTATTAGTTTGATGCCTCCTGTTTCGTACGAGGTAAGTGTGTGAATTGGAATAGAATTGCGTCGAATCTTTTGACATGATTTTAGTGGTAGATTGATTTTGCTAAGTGTTGGAATTGTTAGCATAATTGATTGtggaatgattaattaagttctgGGTAG
The sequence above is drawn from the Gossypium hirsutum isolate 1008001.06 chromosome A05, Gossypium_hirsutum_v2.1, whole genome shotgun sequence genome and encodes:
- the LOC107901778 gene encoding tRNA 2'-phosphotransferase 1-like — its product is MTVESERLLKQILSADEVQFCVHGTYKRNLESILESGLKRMKRLHVHFSSGLPTDGEVISGMRRDVNVLIYLDVRKALEEGMKLYISDNKVILT